The Solanum pennellii chromosome 7, SPENNV200 DNA segment TTGTGTCCCTTTAGCACTCCACCATGTGATAATTGCTTCTCTCGTTCCCAGAAATTCACAACACCATCAGATGAACCACAGTATACTACTGAACCAGATTTGCTAACAACTAATGCTGTCACTGCACATTCTTGATTCAAAAGTGTTTGAACAAATACATGTTTTGGGTGTTTCCCTGTGTTTTCCCTCTGCCAAACCTTCACTGTTCCATCAGCTGATCCTGTATACACTATGCCTTCAACACTCGTAACCACTGAGTTCACTGCATCATCATGTGCTTTCACTGATTCTATGCATTTCGAGTTATCAACGTTCCACACCTATTAATTAGAACATTATGTATTTTCTATTAATTAGATGACGATggcatataattaaaaattaaaacatatatactTACCTTAAATGTTCTGTCCCATGAAGCTGAATAGAGAAGGCCACGCGTTTGATCCATACTCAAGCATGATATGGCATCAACGTGCTTGATCCATAAACCACTCCTATTTCTCTTGACTTCCACATAGTTGCTAGGCTTAATGGATGCCTTGAAAATATCAAAGAAACTAGGCAAAGTCCCAGCACGTTTGTAGGTACCTGGATTCTTGGTTTGGATTTTCCAAACACGAACTTTTCCATCTTGATGACCTGTGAATATTTTCTCTCCTGAAATGATGATGGCTTTTACAAGTCCGCTATTTGATTTAAAAGCTGCGAATTCCTTGAGATTCTTCCACACACGTATATTCTTACTATCAGATCCTGTGTAAAGAAGATCGTTTTTCGTAGCCAAAGAATAAATGTGTCCCTCTTCTCGCACAAGTGAACCAATAAGtccattaatattattattattattattgttttgggAATTATTGTTACCCTCATCAAATTTGGACCATGGAGACCCTTGGTTCCATGGAGACATCATCATAGGAGACCCTTCACCGCTAAGACGATTCGCTTCATATGCAGAGAAACTGCTGTGTCTTGcattgaaattattattatcatcgtCAATATGTGAGCTTGATATGTTTGGATCCGAGTGAACAGTGTTTCCTAATTTAGGAGGCAAATGGCTTGTATCAACAAACATTATGTGCTTAATTGGCCTTCTCACAACAAACAATCTCTTAGTAGCTAGGCTGGCAAGAAAAGGCAAAGGAAAAATGGATTAACAAAGTATACAAGAAATAGAATGTTTGCAACGACATCAATGGAAGGAAGAGAGTGGAAGAGAGATTTTCTAGGGAATTGCAAACTAGAGGCCATAAATTTTGAGTCTATGCAACATTTTCTATTATTCACCTCAAAAGTTTAGTCcttatatcaatataatttatgattACGTCCACTTGTTTTGAGAAGCAcatcattaatattattctAATATCTTATAACGACCACAAAAACATATATCAggttaaattgatgattttattttcgGTAAAATAGTTTGATAAACTCTTATATTTGTATGAGTTTGTATTCTTAACCTTTTTACTCAATATTTTGTAAACTAGAcccttaaatttattaaaacaaGATATTTGAAATCCCTCAGACTATTGACCAAATTTATGTGGCATACGTATTGTTGAGTTGGAAAAttgtgtttctacacccgtTTTCAAGCGcgtaaatacattatatattattttaaaatataattttttagtatAAAACTTGTTTCTTTATTTATCCACTCCCAATGAGCGGACCTACTCGAAGGAAGGAAAAATAAGAGGGTTGGGGCTCTTTCCATTCCTAACCCTATGTTTTCTTCCCTTCTTcttcaataaaatcactcaccTTAcctattctttttttctttcaaaatctctcgtcatacattttctttttttccttcaatCCACTCTCCTCttttaacaaatcaaaaattcgtcattaattacttttttaCTCTCGATTTTTCTAAATTCTTCGTacgttttaaatttaaaagtttaaacatttgtttcttttaatctGATTCAAAGAGGAGATATGATATGCATTTACATATATGGTAATGGTGGATAttgaaaaaagttgaaaacttaTTAAGAAGCTTGAAGAACAACAAATGGGTCTTATGAATTTGtgaaattaaatcaaattcGTTATTTGGGCTCGTTGGATTTGTGTTAATGAACATGAAGTAAtattttcaagtcaaataatGAAGAATTCCATCAATTATACATGAATTGGTGCTCAAAtagtatacatatataaagaTGGAAGAACAtgactattttaaaaaaaaatcaaaattttcaaaagttaaatatttgatttttttattttcttattatttaatttttgacaTGTCACTAAAAAATGACATAGAATTACATGTGTAAAAGGTTGAATTATACACACAAATATCGTATGATAAAAGGGTTCAAAGTGAAGTGTTTTAACGAATTCAAGAGATTAATTGACAAAATTAAGTGAGAGGATTCAGATTTTAAACGCATACAAGATATAAGGATTCATCAGATCATTTCGcctttattttctattaaactTCTTGTGCACTGCATGGCGTCGGGTCTACAGAACATCAAACATgctattaaatatattttttctgttttatgAATAACAATTTATTACCTCTTGtcatataaataatatcatCGATATAATATTTGACGACTATAATTTTAAGTTGCTCAATAGTTTCTGTCTTTTTTTTCTGACGGTGAAGgaatgttgatattttttttaaaaaattataaataagataATTCATATCAATGAAAATGTTGAAAACTAGAAATAGCCTGAAAAGAGgagataaaaatgaataaaattgcTAGCTTACAAATGAGTTAAACACAAATGTCTATAGAATTGTTAGGATTAAAGGAGCACTATAACATCGAACATAAAATTTTACACCATTTTAGTggttaataattcttttatacttaagttaagtattttggtttaatcatattttaagaagtttattgtaaaaatatttgaaaaccaCAAAAATAAAGTCATGTTCGTAAGTTaagatttttttcttcaatttattcaaaagagaagaaaatgttaaaaagtatttgttttcttttattgtatatttaaaaaataaactagtgtttctcaattatattttttaattagctattaacttttctaaaatttatattaatttcaaaaaaataagattcTATCTTCTATACTACCTTAAAAGCATATACAccctaacatgaatgttaaattattataatatctcCAACATAATAGTTGACACATTCTCACATTAATGCGTAGTAACATTTGGAACgtttaaaactttttcaatgAGTTATGATTATTTCTTTCGGGCTGCGACTTATCTGATaggtataatacatatatatgccTTATAAATTTGcatcaaatcacatttatgcccttcaacttttaGTGTCCACAAGTAGATACtttaacttgtataaagttgaacaaatagacacacatctcttacatcctacatgtcattattttttctacatGTGTTGTGTCacgtaggactcatgtgttgtaa contains these protein-coding regions:
- the LOC107024679 gene encoding protein JINGUBANG-like, which produces MFVDTSHLPPKLGNTVHSDPNISSSHIDDDNNNFNARHSSFSAYEANRLSGEGSPMMMSPWNQGSPWSKFDEGNNNSQNNNNNNNINGLIGSLVREEGHIYSLATKNDLLYTGSDSKNIRVWKNLKEFAAFKSNSGLVKAIIISGEKIFTGHQDGKVRVWKIQTKNPGTYKRAGTLPSFFDIFKASIKPSNYVEVKRNRSGLWIKHVDAISCLSMDQTRGLLYSASWDRTFKVWNVDNSKCIESVKAHDDAVNSVVTSVEGIVYTGSADGTVKVWQRENTGKHPKHVFVQTLLNQECAVTALVVSKSGSVVYCGSSDGVVNFWEREKQLSHGGVLKGHKLAILCLAAAGNLLLSGSADKTICVWRRDKKSIHTLLSVLSGHNGPVKCLAVEEDKESTETDQKWVVYSGSLDKSVKVWTVSDKAPIITHNNNSDSFCTSSDSNV